A DNA window from Doryrhamphus excisus isolate RoL2022-K1 chromosome 2, RoL_Dexc_1.0, whole genome shotgun sequence contains the following coding sequences:
- the atp6v0a2a gene encoding V-type proton ATPase 116 kDa subunit a 2 isoform X1 has protein sequence MVFRSEEMCLAQLFLQSGSEYDCISELGELGLVEFRDLNPSVSSFQRRFVSEIKRCEEMERILGYLLREIQKSHIAIPEEDESPLAPPPRQVLEIMEQLQRLEMELSEVARNKEKLQRNLLELIEYTHMLKITRTFIHSRSRHEALGPQYEEFPTMETDSVTGCTGMQRLGAKLGFISGLIQRVKVEAFERMLWRVCKGYTILSYTEVDENLADLDTGEISKNVVFLISFWGDQIGQKVQKICDCYHCHLYPHPENDEERADMLDSLRTRIQDLNNVLHRTEDYLKQVLQKASESAYSWVVQVKKMKAIYHILNLCSFDVTNKCLIAEVWCPVSDLANLRRALEDGSRKGDATVPSFVNRIPSADTPPTLVRTNKFTSGFQSIVEAYGVGDYREVSPAPYTIITFPFLFAVMFGDLGHGMVMSLFAFWMVLTEKKQTRKRSSNKIWTTFFNGRYIILMMGLFSIYTGLIYNDCFSKSLNIFGSGWSVKAMFTSQRWTNKTLQTNALLTLDPNVSGVFAGPYPFGIDPIWSMAVNRLSFLNSYKMKMSVVIGVIHMSFGVVLSVFNHLHFQQKYDVYLLFLPELLFLLCLFGYLVFMILYKWLAFSVRDSSHAPSILIHFINMFVMQGKDITPLYPGQTGLQMFLLVIALLCAPVLLLGKPVFMYWMHRGGKGLRRRRGYERVRRASEDDSSAAPSYEDDEEEGLDEMTHRDAQTAKEFDFADVLLHQAIHTIEYCLGCISNTASYLRLWALSLAHAQLSEVLWDMVMRLGLKITTRVGVVFLVPTFGAFALLTVSILLVMEGLSAFLHALRLHWVEFQNKFYHGTGIKFVPFDFSLLPSVFEQDGLL, from the exons atGGTGTTCCGGAGTGAGGAGATGTGCTTGGCCCAGCTGTTCCTGCAGTCTGGGTCGGAATACGACTGCATCAGTGAACTCGGCGAACTGGGCTTGGTCGAGTTTCGAGAT CTCAATCCAAGTGTCAGCTCATTCCAGCGCCGCTTTGTCAGCGAGATCAAGAGATGCGAGGAGATGGAGAGGATTCTAG GTTACCTTCTGAGAGAGATCCAGAAGTCTCATATCGCTATTCCTGAGGAAGATGAGAGTCCACTTGCTCCTCCGCCAAGACAAGTGCTGGAGATCATG GAGCAACTCCAGAGGCTGGAGATGGAGCTCAGCGAGGTGGCGAGGAACAAAGAGAAGCTGCAGAGGAACCTCCTGGAGCTCATCGAGTACACGCACATGCTGAAGATCACGCGCACCTTCATACACAGTCGCTCAAGA CATGAGGCTCTTGGTCCCCAGTATGAAGAGTTCCCCACCATGGAGACGGACTCGGTGACCGGGTGCACCGGTATGCAAAGACTCGGAGCCAAGCTTGG ATTTATCTCCGGTCTCATCCAGCGGGTCAAAGTTGAGGCCTTTGAGCGAATGTTGTGGAGGGTGTGTAAGGGCTACACCATCCTCAGCTACACGGAAGTGGACGAGAACCTAGCCGATCTTGATACG GGTGAGATAAGCAAGAATGTGGTCTTCTTAATCTCATTCTGGGGAGACCAGATTGGGCAGAAAGTTCAGAAAATCTGCGATTG TTACCACTGCCATCTTTATCCTCACCCCGAAAATGACGAGGAGCGGGCGGACATGTTGGATAGCTTAAGGACACGCATCCAAGACCTCAACAAT GTTCTTCATCGCACCGAGGACTACCTGAAGCAGGTCCTGCAGAAGGCCTCGGAGTCGGCGTACAGTTGGGTCGTGCAGGTGAAAAAGATGAAGGCCATCTACCACATCCTCAACCTCTGCAGCTTTGACGTCACCAACAAATGTTTGATCGCTGAAGTGTGGTGTCCTGTCAGTGACCTGGCCAACCTGCGGAGGGCGCTAGAAGACGGTTCG AGAAAAGGTGACGCAACTGTTCCATCGTTTGTGAACCGTATCCCGAGTGCTGACACCCCTCCCACTCTGGTCAGAACCAACAAGTTCACATCAGGGTTTCAGAGCATCGTGGAGGCCTACGGGGTGGGGGATTATCGCGAGGTGAGCCCAG CACCTTACACCatcatcaccttccccttcctgTTCGCCGTCATGTTCGGGGACCTGGGCCACGGCATGGTCATGAGCCTCTTTGCGTTCTGGATGGTGCTGACGGAAAAGAAGCAGACGAGGAAACGCTCCAGTAACAAG ATATGGACCACCTTCTTCAACGGGCGTTACATCATCCTCATGATGGGGCTCTTCTCCATCTACACCGGCCTCATTTACAACGACTGCTTCTCCAAATCGCTCAACATTTTCGGCTCGGGTTGGAGCGTCAAGGCCATGTTCACCAGTCAGCGCTGGAC GAACAAAACTCTTCAAACAAATGCTTTGCTCACGTTAGACCCCAACGTCAGCGGAGTGTTCGCCGGACCATACCCCTTCGGCATCGATCCT ATATGGAGCATGGCGGTCAACCGGCTGTCCTTCCTCAACTCGTACAAGATGAAGATGTCGGTGGTCATCGGTGTCATCCACATGAGCTTCGGTGTGGTTCTCAGTGTCTTCAATCACTT gcACTTCCAACAGAAATACGACGTTTATCTTCTCTTTCTTCCCGAGCTGCTCTTCCTGCTCTGTCTCTTCGGCTATCTGGTCTTCATGATTCTTTACAAGTGGCTAGCCTTCAGCGTGCGGGACTCCAGCCACGCTCCCAGCATCCTCATCCACTTCATTAACATGTTCGTCATGCAGGGAAAGGACATCACTCCTCTGTATCCGGGACAG ACTGGTCTACAAATGTTCCTTCTCGTGATCGCCCTGCTGTGTGCTCCCGTCTTGCTTTTAGGAAAGCCTGTTTTCATGTACTGGATGCATCGTGGAGGCAAAGGCCTGCGCAGGCGCAGA GGCTATGAGAGGGTGAGGCGTGCTAGCGAGGATGACAGTTCAGCAGCGCCGTCCTATGAGGATGACGAGGAAGAGGGGCTCGATGAGATGACCCACAGAGACGCTCAGACGGCCAAAGAG TTTGACTTTGCGGACGTGCTCCTGCACCAGGCCATCCACACCATCGAGTACTGCCTGGGCTGCATCTCCAACACGGCGTCCTATCTGCGACTCTGGGCTCTCAGCTTGGCACATGCGC AGCTGTCAGAGGTGCTGTGGGACATGGTGATGCGCCTCGGCCTCAAGATCACAACGAGAGTCGGGGTGGTGTTTTTAGTGCCCACGTTTGGCGCCTTTGCGCTTCTCACCGTGTCCATCCTGCTGGTCATGGAAGGTTTGTCGGCGTTCCTCCACGCTCTCCGCCTCCACTG GGTGGAGTTTCAGAACAAATTCTACCACGGCACAGGCATCAAGTTTGTACCTTTTGACTTCTCCCTCTTGCCATCGGTTTTTGAGCAAGACGGCCTCCTGTAA
- the atp6v0a2a gene encoding V-type proton ATPase 116 kDa subunit a 2 isoform X2, with the protein MVFRSEEMCLAQLFLQSGSEYDCISELGELGLVEFRDLNPSVSSFQRRFVSEIKRCEEMERILGYLLREIQKSHIAIPEEDESPLAPPPRQVLEIMEQLQRLEMELSEVARNKEKLQRNLLELIEYTHMLKITRTFIHSRSRYEEFPTMETDSVTGCTGMQRLGAKLGFISGLIQRVKVEAFERMLWRVCKGYTILSYTEVDENLADLDTGEISKNVVFLISFWGDQIGQKVQKICDCYHCHLYPHPENDEERADMLDSLRTRIQDLNNVLHRTEDYLKQVLQKASESAYSWVVQVKKMKAIYHILNLCSFDVTNKCLIAEVWCPVSDLANLRRALEDGSRKGDATVPSFVNRIPSADTPPTLVRTNKFTSGFQSIVEAYGVGDYREVSPAPYTIITFPFLFAVMFGDLGHGMVMSLFAFWMVLTEKKQTRKRSSNKIWTTFFNGRYIILMMGLFSIYTGLIYNDCFSKSLNIFGSGWSVKAMFTSQRWTNKTLQTNALLTLDPNVSGVFAGPYPFGIDPIWSMAVNRLSFLNSYKMKMSVVIGVIHMSFGVVLSVFNHLHFQQKYDVYLLFLPELLFLLCLFGYLVFMILYKWLAFSVRDSSHAPSILIHFINMFVMQGKDITPLYPGQTGLQMFLLVIALLCAPVLLLGKPVFMYWMHRGGKGLRRRRGYERVRRASEDDSSAAPSYEDDEEEGLDEMTHRDAQTAKEFDFADVLLHQAIHTIEYCLGCISNTASYLRLWALSLAHAQLSEVLWDMVMRLGLKITTRVGVVFLVPTFGAFALLTVSILLVMEGLSAFLHALRLHWVEFQNKFYHGTGIKFVPFDFSLLPSVFEQDGLL; encoded by the exons atGGTGTTCCGGAGTGAGGAGATGTGCTTGGCCCAGCTGTTCCTGCAGTCTGGGTCGGAATACGACTGCATCAGTGAACTCGGCGAACTGGGCTTGGTCGAGTTTCGAGAT CTCAATCCAAGTGTCAGCTCATTCCAGCGCCGCTTTGTCAGCGAGATCAAGAGATGCGAGGAGATGGAGAGGATTCTAG GTTACCTTCTGAGAGAGATCCAGAAGTCTCATATCGCTATTCCTGAGGAAGATGAGAGTCCACTTGCTCCTCCGCCAAGACAAGTGCTGGAGATCATG GAGCAACTCCAGAGGCTGGAGATGGAGCTCAGCGAGGTGGCGAGGAACAAAGAGAAGCTGCAGAGGAACCTCCTGGAGCTCATCGAGTACACGCACATGCTGAAGATCACGCGCACCTTCATACACAGTCGCTCAAGA TATGAAGAGTTCCCCACCATGGAGACGGACTCGGTGACCGGGTGCACCGGTATGCAAAGACTCGGAGCCAAGCTTGG ATTTATCTCCGGTCTCATCCAGCGGGTCAAAGTTGAGGCCTTTGAGCGAATGTTGTGGAGGGTGTGTAAGGGCTACACCATCCTCAGCTACACGGAAGTGGACGAGAACCTAGCCGATCTTGATACG GGTGAGATAAGCAAGAATGTGGTCTTCTTAATCTCATTCTGGGGAGACCAGATTGGGCAGAAAGTTCAGAAAATCTGCGATTG TTACCACTGCCATCTTTATCCTCACCCCGAAAATGACGAGGAGCGGGCGGACATGTTGGATAGCTTAAGGACACGCATCCAAGACCTCAACAAT GTTCTTCATCGCACCGAGGACTACCTGAAGCAGGTCCTGCAGAAGGCCTCGGAGTCGGCGTACAGTTGGGTCGTGCAGGTGAAAAAGATGAAGGCCATCTACCACATCCTCAACCTCTGCAGCTTTGACGTCACCAACAAATGTTTGATCGCTGAAGTGTGGTGTCCTGTCAGTGACCTGGCCAACCTGCGGAGGGCGCTAGAAGACGGTTCG AGAAAAGGTGACGCAACTGTTCCATCGTTTGTGAACCGTATCCCGAGTGCTGACACCCCTCCCACTCTGGTCAGAACCAACAAGTTCACATCAGGGTTTCAGAGCATCGTGGAGGCCTACGGGGTGGGGGATTATCGCGAGGTGAGCCCAG CACCTTACACCatcatcaccttccccttcctgTTCGCCGTCATGTTCGGGGACCTGGGCCACGGCATGGTCATGAGCCTCTTTGCGTTCTGGATGGTGCTGACGGAAAAGAAGCAGACGAGGAAACGCTCCAGTAACAAG ATATGGACCACCTTCTTCAACGGGCGTTACATCATCCTCATGATGGGGCTCTTCTCCATCTACACCGGCCTCATTTACAACGACTGCTTCTCCAAATCGCTCAACATTTTCGGCTCGGGTTGGAGCGTCAAGGCCATGTTCACCAGTCAGCGCTGGAC GAACAAAACTCTTCAAACAAATGCTTTGCTCACGTTAGACCCCAACGTCAGCGGAGTGTTCGCCGGACCATACCCCTTCGGCATCGATCCT ATATGGAGCATGGCGGTCAACCGGCTGTCCTTCCTCAACTCGTACAAGATGAAGATGTCGGTGGTCATCGGTGTCATCCACATGAGCTTCGGTGTGGTTCTCAGTGTCTTCAATCACTT gcACTTCCAACAGAAATACGACGTTTATCTTCTCTTTCTTCCCGAGCTGCTCTTCCTGCTCTGTCTCTTCGGCTATCTGGTCTTCATGATTCTTTACAAGTGGCTAGCCTTCAGCGTGCGGGACTCCAGCCACGCTCCCAGCATCCTCATCCACTTCATTAACATGTTCGTCATGCAGGGAAAGGACATCACTCCTCTGTATCCGGGACAG ACTGGTCTACAAATGTTCCTTCTCGTGATCGCCCTGCTGTGTGCTCCCGTCTTGCTTTTAGGAAAGCCTGTTTTCATGTACTGGATGCATCGTGGAGGCAAAGGCCTGCGCAGGCGCAGA GGCTATGAGAGGGTGAGGCGTGCTAGCGAGGATGACAGTTCAGCAGCGCCGTCCTATGAGGATGACGAGGAAGAGGGGCTCGATGAGATGACCCACAGAGACGCTCAGACGGCCAAAGAG TTTGACTTTGCGGACGTGCTCCTGCACCAGGCCATCCACACCATCGAGTACTGCCTGGGCTGCATCTCCAACACGGCGTCCTATCTGCGACTCTGGGCTCTCAGCTTGGCACATGCGC AGCTGTCAGAGGTGCTGTGGGACATGGTGATGCGCCTCGGCCTCAAGATCACAACGAGAGTCGGGGTGGTGTTTTTAGTGCCCACGTTTGGCGCCTTTGCGCTTCTCACCGTGTCCATCCTGCTGGTCATGGAAGGTTTGTCGGCGTTCCTCCACGCTCTCCGCCTCCACTG GGTGGAGTTTCAGAACAAATTCTACCACGGCACAGGCATCAAGTTTGTACCTTTTGACTTCTCCCTCTTGCCATCGGTTTTTGAGCAAGACGGCCTCCTGTAA